The following nucleotide sequence is from Paenibacillus andongensis.
GCCGGAACTCCAAACAAGGGGTTCCGGTTTGTTTTATTTTCTTTGAGTATTCAATGAAAAATTTTAAAAAAATGAGATGAATTTAGAAAATGACGTTCGACAAGGTGACTCGGGTGAAAAGTCTAACTTCATGAAAGTACCTACAACCAAACCTTGTTAAATCAAGGCTTTTTTGCTTCTGTAGCGATATTTTGTCGTTTTTTTGGCGACAAGAATATCCCTACAAACTATGCCAACGACAAGAAACTCCCTATAGAATAAGCAATTTTGTATGAGGTGAAATTTTTGTTGTAATACTAATCAAAATTTTGTCAATTAGGATGAATTCAAGTGTTACTAAATTTCCAGAACAAAGTAAAGCAATATCACCAGATCGGCAATGCTTATCATCAATTTATTTCATTAAACGTGAAGTTCCCTTCAAAAGTTTAATATAGCAGAAAAATAATTAGTTGAAGTTTCATTCCTACTTATGTACACTGCATTTAAAATAGTTGAACCGCTTGATGAAGGGAACTTTAATGATGAAATATGCAAATAGGCCCATATTTAAATCTATAAGATTCAAACTCATTTTTGGCATTGTTATCCTGATTGTTCCATTACTTGGTTTGTTATTTTACAATAATTATTATGCAATGAATGTGGTTCGCAATCAGGTTGCGAACTCAAATAAGAGCCTTCTGTCGTTATATTTGAACCAAATTGATCGGAATTTAGATGAAGTGGATAACTATCTCCTGAATAATGCATCACTTGAAACGGATATCATCAGTCTAGATTATCCAGCTGAAGATATAAATGCATGGTATTATTTTTCGAAAATTAGGCTGCAGAATAAAATGGATACCGACATTAATAATTATAAATCTATTGACCTTTTCTTCATTTACTCTGGTATTAATCAGGAGCTTATTACGACAAAGATTCCTGGAGAAACTTACAATGAACGAAGAATACTTGAGAGTGGAATTCTTCAACTCATACAGAACAGCCAGACGATGAATAGCATATCGAATGAGAAATGGCTGGTTCAAAAAATAAACAACCAGTATTATTTGTACCATTTGATTAAGACAGGGAATTCTTATATTGGTGCAATGGTTGAATCTTCACGAATCATGGTTCCTCTTAACTTGATCGAACTGGGTAAATCTGGGGTATCTCTCCTTATGACAGATAAATATGAACCCATGAGCAATGAGGAATTTATTAAGGATAATCATATTCAATTGGAGGATCAAACCAATACCTATAAACTTGTCGGTGAGTCGAATGATTATTTACAAGTCTCGGAAAAATCTACGAAAGGCCAATTTTCGTTATTAATATTGGTTCCAGTCAGCACCATTTTGGAGCGTCTTCCTGATCTTTTGAAAATTTCGTCTCTCATCCTGTTAGGATTATTCGTACTCCTACCTGTTTGCTATGTCTTCATTCGTAAGGTCATCCTACTTCCAATTAATCGGATTGTGGTGGCTATGCGTAAGGTACGTGATGGTTATTTGGAGGACCGAATCGAGCTGTATACTACGTCCTCTGAGTTCGAACTCATGCACGAAACCTTTAATACCATGATTTCGCAAATTACTGATTTAAAAATTAATGTCTATGAGGAGCAATTAATTAGTCAAAAAGCGGAGCTAAAGCATTTGCAGCTTCAGATTAATCCTCACTTTTTCCTTAATTCATTAAATATTATCTATAGTCTTGCTCAACTCAAAGATTATGAAGTCATTCAGGAAATGTCATTATGTTTGGTCCAATACTTGCGGTTTATGTTCCGAAGTAATTTGAAATTCATAACTCTTATTGAAGAAATAGAACATACGAATAATTATTTGAGAATTCAAGTGATGAGATTCCCAGAAAACTTTAATTACAACATCGTGGTTGCGGATTCTTTGATGGAGGCTCTTGTTCCGCCATTATCTATTCAAACCTTTGTTGAAAATACGATTAAATACGCCGTTAGCATGGAAGAACGGATTCAACTTGGTATTCAGATTGAGCGCATTGAAGAGGAAGGACAACCTTACTTAAGGGTTGTTATAACGGATACTGGAGTAGGGTTTCCGCCTGATGTACTAGAGGGTACGAAAACAGAAGCTGACATGACGGATGGGCAAGAAGAGCACATCGGAATTTGGAATGTCAGACGTCGATTGAAATTATTGTACCAAGATCAAGCGAAGCTCGTTTTGTCTAACAACGAACATGGTGGAGCGAGGGTAGAGATCTATCTTCCATTGAGATTGAAGGAATAAATGAATTTTAGGAGGAAATCGCTATGTATAGCATTTTGATTGTTGATGATGAGGTTACTGCGGTCAGCGCTGTACGATCCGGTGTTGACTGGGACAAGCTTTCGGTTAGAGACGTACACGTGGCATATAGTGTGAACCAAGCCAAAGAAGTATTCAATCAACACGAAATCGATGTGCTGATCTGTGATATTGAGATGCCGCAGGCTAATGGTTTGGAATTGTTGACATGGGTAAAGGAGCAATATCCATCCACGGAATCCATTTTTTTAACGTGTCATTCTGATTTCGTTTATGCCAAGAAGGCGCTACAACTAGGCAGTATTGATTATATGTTAAAGCCTGTACGATATCATGAGCTTGAAGAGGTCATTCAAAAAGCAACGGAGAAAATTGAAGAGAATAGAGAACAACGCGCTTTCAATGAATCCTACATGCAGTACTACAATTTGTGGTCTGTGAGCCAGCCTATACTGATAGAACGGTTCTGGCAGGATTTATTTAATCGGATCACTCCTTCCAATCCGCATCTAATCCAAGAGATTTTGGAGAAACAAAACATCCCGTATCAGAAGGAGCAGCACTTTCTCCCCGTTTTAATTAGTGTACAGCGTTGGTACAAGGAATTGACCATGCGCGATCTTAAAATTATGGAGTACGCGCTTCGCAACGCAGCAGAAGAAATGATATTGAAGTGTTATCCCAACAGTCAAATTATCCATATTAAGAATGGAACTCTATTAGCCTTACTTTCGAACGATTTGCTGCAAGGAATGGGTTTTGAGCCGAATGAGCTAAAGAAAGAACTTGAATTGTACATTGCTTCCTGCAACCGATATTTTTATTGTGACTTGTCCTGTTATATCGGAAAACCGATGAAGATTTGGGAAATCGTCAGTAGCGTTGACTTATTACTGCAGATGGAGACGAACAATGTCACTCAAAACAATAAAGTATTTGCTGCCAACGAAACTACAAAAAATCAGGAATCTATGAACATCATATCCATGGACAGTTGGTTGGAATTGTTGAAGCAGGGGGCCTATGAAGCCATATTCCATGAAACAGAGTCTTATTTAAATACTTGGCGACAAATACCAGGGCTTGATGCTCGTTTATTAATAGAGTTTCATCAAAGCTTTACTCAGATTTTGTATCATTTCATACAGGTAAAAGGTTTGCAGGCTCATGATGTTCTTACCGAGCATATATCAGCGGAGCAAATGGCGGCCGCGGTGCGTTCCGTGACAGATCTTCAGAACTGGGTCAAAGTTTCCTTGCAACAGGCTGTTAACTACTGTCGTACTTTAGAAGAGAAGGAGACAGTAACGGATAAAGTGAAGTGGTACATTAAACAACATTTAGGACAAGATATTTCTCGAGAAGACATAGCGAAGCATGTACATCTACACCCAGATTACTTATCGAGATTTTTCAAGAAAGAGACGGGCAAGTCACTTGTTGACTATATCTTTGAGGAACGCATTCATATTGCTAAGGAGCTGCTGGCCAAGACGGATATGTCAGTCAGCGGTATAGCCATTAGCATAGGATATAGCAACTTTTCTTATTTTGCCAAAATGTTCAAAAGAGCAACACAGATGAATCCTCAAGAGTTTCGCGAATATATAACATCGAGCCATCAATCAACATCTCGTCCATGACGGGATGTTTTTTATTTTAAAAAGTCAGAATCGTGTTAGTCAGAGGTCAGAAACTTGGTGGGTACGGATTGTCGAATTTTGTATTCTTAGGTTATTACGAAAGGCTAACTTGGAAGGGAGAAATGACATGACATCATTGTCAAGCAGGGGCCATTTCAGCAAAATAAAAAAATATAGAGCACTATTTCTTATGGTTCTGCCGGGTATTATTTATCTGGTGATTAACAATTACTTACCCATGTTCGGTATGATTATTGCTTTTAAGGATCTTAATTTTGCAAAAGGTATTCTAGGAAGCGACTGGATTGGGCTTAAAAATTTTGAATACTTATTCAAAACGAACGATGCTTATATTATCACTAGAAATACTATCCTTTATAACATGGTTTTTATTGTTTTGGATTTAATTGTTGCCGTATCTTTGGCCATTCTTTTGAACGAATTAAGAAAAAAGGTGCTATCACGTTTTTATCAAAGCGTGCTATTGCTACCGTATTTGATCTCCTCGGTTATCGTTGGTTACCTCGTTTTCTCGCTGCTCAGTATGGAGAGTGGTTTTATTAATAAGAGCATTTTGCCGATGCTGGGCCTTGGTGAAATGAACTGGTATAACGAACCGAAATATTGGCCTTATATCCTTACATTGGTGCAAGTCTGGAAGCATGCAGGTTATCTGTGTGTGATCTATTTGGCGGCAATTATTGGAATCGATCAAGAATATTACGAAGCTGCTACTATTGACGGAGCCAATAAATTTCAACAGATCATTCGGGTAACAATTCCATTAATCACACCGGTTATTGTCATCATGACATTATTACAGATTGGGAAGATTTTTCATTCCGAGTTTGGATTGTTTTATCAGGTACCTCTCGATTCAGGTATGCTGATGCCGACAACGAACGTTATCGATACGTATGTGTATCGTGCATTGCTGAAAAATGGCGACATCGGAATGTCATCTGCAGCTGGCCTATATCAATCTGTTGTCGGATTCGTATTAGTGCTCGTATCTAATGTCGTGGTAAGAAAACTGAATCGGGAAAACGCCTTATTCTAAAAAGGAGCGAGCGCAAATGAAAACAAACAACCTGGAGCAGTGGCTCATCCATATTTTATTTATCTTGATTACATGTGCTTGTCTAATCCCGCTTATACTATTGTTTACGGCGTCCATTACGGATGAACAATCCATCATTCAACACGGGTATTCCCTATTCCCAACCAAGATCAGTTGGGAGGCTTACGACTTTTTGTTAAGGGACTCGAACACCATTTTACATGCGTATGGGGTGTCAATTCTGGTTACGGTCATCGGAACTGTTATAAGTCTTATCATCACGGCCTTATTAGCTTATCCCATTTCGAGAAGTGAAATGCCGTATCGTAACTTTTTATCCTTTTTCGTTTTCTTCACGATGTTGTTTAACGGCGGCTTAGTGCCAACTTATTTAGTCTATACGTATATCTTCGATATAAAGAATTCGTTATTAGCTTTAATCATTCCTAGCTTACTGCTCAACGCATTCTATGTCATTCTGATGCGAACCTTTTTCGCAACATCCATTCCAGCGCCGGTTATTGAATCCGCTTATATTGATGGAGCAGGAGAGTTCAAAATATTTTACAAGATTATTCTCCCTCTTTCTTTACCTGTGCTTGCCTCAGTAGGTCTATTTCAAACAATTGCTTACTGGAATGATTGGTTCAATGGTTTGATTTATATCACAGATAGCAAATATTATAGCATTCAAAATTTGCTGAACCGCATTCTGCTCGATATTCAATATTTGAAAAACTCAGCAGCCGATTCTGGTCAAGTAGGCGAGCTTGCTGCGATACCCAGTGAAAGTGTTCGTATGGCTATTGCGGTTATGGGAGTCATCCCTATTCTTGTGGCGTATCCGTTTTTCCAAAAGTACTTCGTTAAAGGACTTACGGTTGGTGCTGTAAAAGGATAAGGCTGTTTTCAGTTCCATACTGAATGCATATAAAAAAATATCAGGAGGTCATAGGTATGAGTTTGATAAAAAAATCCAAATGGGCAGTCGTGTTGGTGTTAGCCACAAGCATGGTTGTAGCAGGTTGTTCCAAGACATCAGATCCTGTCAAAGATCAAGGGGCCAAGCCAACAGTGAATGAAAGTCAACTGCCTCCATATGAAGTATCACTCGTATTTAGAGGCTCTAGTCAGAAAGATTTAAAAGAAGTAGAGCAAGCGATGAGCAAAATTACGAAGGAAAAAATGAATGCAACGGTAAAACTGGTTTCCATTGATTCAGCCGCTTGGGATCAACAATCAACACTGATGTTAGCGAGTAATGAAAAGGTAGACTTAATTTATACTCGTGCTCAAACGTATAGCTCACAAATTTCCAAGGGCCAACTTCTCTCCCTCGACGATTTACTGAAAAAGGCAGGGCCAGATATTCTTAAGGCTGTTGATCCGCAAATTATGGCTGCCACAAAGGTTAATGGCAAAACATATGGTGTTCCTAGTGTTAGGGATTTTGCTTCTTTTGCCAGTCTTGTTATGCGAAAGGATATTTTGGATAAATATAAAATTGATGCAACGAAAATTAAAAGCTTAGACGATTTAGAGTCTGCCTTCAAAACAATAAAAGAAGGCGAACCTAACATGACACTCTTAGGACCACTCCTGCCGGGAACGTCAATCATGGAGTACTATATGTTAGGTTCCATGGATGACTTAGGCAATGGTTTGGGTGTCATGCCAAATCTGGATGAACTCAAAGTGGTGAATTGGTATGAAACATCACAGTACGCCGAAGCTCTGAAAAGAGTAAGAAAATGGTACCAAGCAGGATACATTTCCAAAGATGCGGCAACAAGTAAAGAGAGCGGATATGATCTAGTCAAGGCGAACAAAGGATTTGGCCTCATTGTTAAAGGTAAACCGGGCATCGAATCGCAAGCTAGCGAACTTTCTGGCCAACCAATGGTCAGTGTAGATTTGACTCCCGCTATTTCTACAACCCGTAGTGTAACTGGTACGATGCTTTCCATTGCTAAGAATTCGGAAAATCCAGAGCGGGCGATGATGTTACTGAACTTATTGTATTCCGATAAACAACTGATTAATCTGTTAGCTTGGGGAATTGAAGGCAAGCACTATGTCAAAAAATCCGAGAATTCTATCGATTATCCGTCTGGAGTTACGGCAACGAATAGTGGTTATAATCTAAGACAGGGTTGGATGTTCGGAAACCAATTACTCAACTATTTATGGTCAACTGAAGATCCAGAAATTTGGAACAAAATGGCCAAATTTAACAAAGAGGCTAAGAAATCCAAAGCATTAGGCTTTACTTTCAATGTAGATCCAGTAAAAACAGAGACAGCCGCTTCGACGAATGTTATCAATCAGTACAAGATTGGTTTAGAGACAGGTACGATCGACCCTGAAATCAACTTGCCGAAGTTCATTGCGGCGCTGAAAGCTGCTGGGATTGATAAGATCGTTGCTGAAAAGCAAACGCAATTGGACGAATGGGCTAAAAGTAATAAATAGCATGTGAGTATGATGTGCCCAGTATGTTCGAACATAGTGGGCTTTTCAAAAAAAAAGACATCCCCTTAGGAAGTGAAATAATTGGCGTATAACAGTATTATTCTACGGCTTGAACTCATCCACGATCAGCTGACTTTTGGTGATGTAGCTTCCACGATCAGTCGATCAGGCGGAGATATCGTCTCCATCGACGTCATTCGTCACAGTCAAGAATCCTCCGTACGAGATATCACTGTACAAGTAGCTGATACGGCCGAGAAGCAGGTCATTGATTCCATAAAGTCATTGGATGGTGTTCAATTAATTAACGTATCCGACCGGGTATTCCTCGTGCACTTGGGAGGCAAAATTTCAATTCAGCCTAATCTTCCTATTAAGAATAGGGATGATTTATCTAGAGTATATACGCCTGGCGTAGCACGCGTTTGTATGGCCATTCATGAACAAAAAGATAAAGCATATTCATTGACCATAAAGAGAAATACCGTTGCAGTCGTGACAGATGGCACGGCTGTCTTAGGGCTAGGTGATATTGGACCTCATGCGGCAGCACCCGTAATGGAAGGAAAAGCTATGCTGTTCAAGCAGTTAGCAGGAGTCGATGCCTTCCCTATTTGCTTGGACACCAAAGACACCGATGAGCTTGTCAGTATCATCAAGGCAATGAGTCCGATATTTGGCGGAATCAACTTGGAGGACATCAGCTCGCCACGATGCTTTGAAATTGAACAGCGGCTATCGGAGGAATTGGATATCCCAGTCTTTCATGACGACCAGCACGGAACGGCTATTGTCGTCATAGCTGGACTATTGAATGCCTTGAAGGTTGTTGGCAAACGGATTGAGCATATTCGAATTGTCGTCAATGGCATCGGTGCAGCGGGAGTTTCTATTTGCAAGATGCTCTTAGCGGCAGGAGTTAAGCGGTTAGTCCCGGTTGATAAAGAGGGAGCCATAGTGAGAGGAGGCAGCTATCCAGATCATGCCATGTGGCAATGGTTGGCGCAACAACCACAAGTTGAGAATCAGAGTGGGAATTTACAAGAGGTTCTTCGCGGAGCAGATGTATTTATTGGCGTATCACGAGGCGGAGTTTTGAATGCTAACGACGTACAGACCATGTCGTCCGACCGAATTGTGTTTGCAATGGCCAATCCTAATCCTGAGATAGATCCGGAAGAAGCACTCCCTCATGTTCGTGTATTTGCAACCGGGCGGAGCGATTATCCTAATCAAATTAACAATGTATTGGTGTTTCCGGGGATTTTTAGAGGGGCTCTGGATTGTCGTGCACGAACAATTAATGAGCCGATGAAGCTAGCTGCTTCAAGAGCTATAGCATCTGTCGTATCCGAACGTGTGAATGAACAGTATATCATTCCTAGCATTTTTAACGAACAAGTTGTTGCTAGAGTAAGAAATTCTGTGATTGAAGCTGCGATATTGACAGGGACAGCTCGGCGGATTCCCCCCGATTTCAGATAAGAGATGAATTTTAAGAATTGCATGAATGGGAGGATAAAGATGAATGAGTATGAATGTAGCAATTAACGTATTTTCAGTAAATAAACAATTAAATGAAGATTACTTCGGCACCTTAGAGGGGTTAGCTCGAATCGGATACAGGTATGTGGAATTAATCGCTACGGATATGTCGAAAAAACGGTTCAGTGATACGATTACGGCTAAAGAACTTAAGAAGAAGCTGGCTAATTTGAATTTGACACCGATTGCTAGCCATGAAGGACTTGCTCCAGGTTTGAAGCTAGAAGACTTAAATTGGGAGTTTATCATTCCATACAATGTGGAAGTGGGTATCCAAAGAATTGTGCTTCCTTCTCTTCGAATAACAAGCCGTGAAGAAGCATTAAGAATGGCAGAGAAGTTAAACATAATTGGAACAAAATGTCATAATGAAGGGATTCAATTCTATATTCACAATCATGCTCTTGAGTTTAAGCCAGAAGGTGAAAGCACACTGTTTCATTTGTTGCTAGATCATACAGATCCAAAGTATTTGAAAGTAGAACTAGACTTGGCCTGGGTATTACGGGGAAATTGTGATCCGATTCATCTGCTGAATCAGTTAGGAGAACGGTGTGATCTTGTTCACCAACGAGACATCAACAAACACCTGAACTATCCTTTAAACATTTTTGAAGAACTAACTGAAGTGGATTACAAGTTAGCTTATCATGAGGTTCATATGAAATACAGGAAGCCTGATATGTTCGTAGACTTGGGCGCCGGATCTTTCGATTTCGAACGTGTCTATGGCAAAATCCAAGAACTTGGATATGTCAAATATACTATCGTAGAAAGTGATGGCGATCGAGAAGATAAATATAGAAGTCTGGAAAATGATTTAAAGCTATTGAAACAATATGTTGGTGACGAAGCGAGATACTAGCCGCTGGAATCCTTCAATAATGGAGTGTTACAACATGGAAACGATTAAAGTAGGAATAATTGGTACAGGATTTTCGGCAAATTTTCATATTGAATCACTTAGACGTATTCCGGGCGTAGAAATTGTTGCTATTGCCGGGAGCACACAGGAAAAGGCAAATTGCGTTGCTAACATTTACGGGATTCCGTTAGCCTATGGCAGCTACGAAGAAATGCTGTCCAATCCTCTTATCGAAGTAATTCATAATTGTACGCCAAATTTTCTTCATTTTGATATTAATAAATCAGCAATTTTAGCAG
It contains:
- a CDS encoding ABC transporter substrate-binding protein, giving the protein MSLIKKSKWAVVLVLATSMVVAGCSKTSDPVKDQGAKPTVNESQLPPYEVSLVFRGSSQKDLKEVEQAMSKITKEKMNATVKLVSIDSAAWDQQSTLMLASNEKVDLIYTRAQTYSSQISKGQLLSLDDLLKKAGPDILKAVDPQIMAATKVNGKTYGVPSVRDFASFASLVMRKDILDKYKIDATKIKSLDDLESAFKTIKEGEPNMTLLGPLLPGTSIMEYYMLGSMDDLGNGLGVMPNLDELKVVNWYETSQYAEALKRVRKWYQAGYISKDAATSKESGYDLVKANKGFGLIVKGKPGIESQASELSGQPMVSVDLTPAISTTRSVTGTMLSIAKNSENPERAMMLLNLLYSDKQLINLLAWGIEGKHYVKKSENSIDYPSGVTATNSGYNLRQGWMFGNQLLNYLWSTEDPEIWNKMAKFNKEAKKSKALGFTFNVDPVKTETAASTNVINQYKIGLETGTIDPEINLPKFIAALKAAGIDKIVAEKQTQLDEWAKSNK
- a CDS encoding ABC transporter permease, which encodes MTSLSSRGHFSKIKKYRALFLMVLPGIIYLVINNYLPMFGMIIAFKDLNFAKGILGSDWIGLKNFEYLFKTNDAYIITRNTILYNMVFIVLDLIVAVSLAILLNELRKKVLSRFYQSVLLLPYLISSVIVGYLVFSLLSMESGFINKSILPMLGLGEMNWYNEPKYWPYILTLVQVWKHAGYLCVIYLAAIIGIDQEYYEAATIDGANKFQQIIRVTIPLITPVIVIMTLLQIGKIFHSEFGLFYQVPLDSGMLMPTTNVIDTYVYRALLKNGDIGMSSAAGLYQSVVGFVLVLVSNVVVRKLNRENALF
- a CDS encoding carbohydrate ABC transporter permease — protein: MKTNNLEQWLIHILFILITCACLIPLILLFTASITDEQSIIQHGYSLFPTKISWEAYDFLLRDSNTILHAYGVSILVTVIGTVISLIITALLAYPISRSEMPYRNFLSFFVFFTMLFNGGLVPTYLVYTYIFDIKNSLLALIIPSLLLNAFYVILMRTFFATSIPAPVIESAYIDGAGEFKIFYKIILPLSLPVLASVGLFQTIAYWNDWFNGLIYITDSKYYSIQNLLNRILLDIQYLKNSAADSGQVGELAAIPSESVRMAIAVMGVIPILVAYPFFQKYFVKGLTVGAVKG
- a CDS encoding NAD-dependent malic enzyme; the protein is MAYNSIILRLELIHDQLTFGDVASTISRSGGDIVSIDVIRHSQESSVRDITVQVADTAEKQVIDSIKSLDGVQLINVSDRVFLVHLGGKISIQPNLPIKNRDDLSRVYTPGVARVCMAIHEQKDKAYSLTIKRNTVAVVTDGTAVLGLGDIGPHAAAPVMEGKAMLFKQLAGVDAFPICLDTKDTDELVSIIKAMSPIFGGINLEDISSPRCFEIEQRLSEELDIPVFHDDQHGTAIVVIAGLLNALKVVGKRIEHIRIVVNGIGAAGVSICKMLLAAGVKRLVPVDKEGAIVRGGSYPDHAMWQWLAQQPQVENQSGNLQEVLRGADVFIGVSRGGVLNANDVQTMSSDRIVFAMANPNPEIDPEEALPHVRVFATGRSDYPNQINNVLVFPGIFRGALDCRARTINEPMKLAASRAIASVVSERVNEQYIIPSIFNEQVVARVRNSVIEAAILTGTARRIPPDFR
- a CDS encoding sensor histidine kinase yields the protein MMKYANRPIFKSIRFKLIFGIVILIVPLLGLLFYNNYYAMNVVRNQVANSNKSLLSLYLNQIDRNLDEVDNYLLNNASLETDIISLDYPAEDINAWYYFSKIRLQNKMDTDINNYKSIDLFFIYSGINQELITTKIPGETYNERRILESGILQLIQNSQTMNSISNEKWLVQKINNQYYLYHLIKTGNSYIGAMVESSRIMVPLNLIELGKSGVSLLMTDKYEPMSNEEFIKDNHIQLEDQTNTYKLVGESNDYLQVSEKSTKGQFSLLILVPVSTILERLPDLLKISSLILLGLFVLLPVCYVFIRKVILLPINRIVVAMRKVRDGYLEDRIELYTTSSEFELMHETFNTMISQITDLKINVYEEQLISQKAELKHLQLQINPHFFLNSLNIIYSLAQLKDYEVIQEMSLCLVQYLRFMFRSNLKFITLIEEIEHTNNYLRIQVMRFPENFNYNIVVADSLMEALVPPLSIQTFVENTIKYAVSMEERIQLGIQIERIEEEGQPYLRVVITDTGVGFPPDVLEGTKTEADMTDGQEEHIGIWNVRRRLKLLYQDQAKLVLSNNEHGGARVEIYLPLRLKE
- a CDS encoding response regulator, which encodes MYSILIVDDEVTAVSAVRSGVDWDKLSVRDVHVAYSVNQAKEVFNQHEIDVLICDIEMPQANGLELLTWVKEQYPSTESIFLTCHSDFVYAKKALQLGSIDYMLKPVRYHELEEVIQKATEKIEENREQRAFNESYMQYYNLWSVSQPILIERFWQDLFNRITPSNPHLIQEILEKQNIPYQKEQHFLPVLISVQRWYKELTMRDLKIMEYALRNAAEEMILKCYPNSQIIHIKNGTLLALLSNDLLQGMGFEPNELKKELELYIASCNRYFYCDLSCYIGKPMKIWEIVSSVDLLLQMETNNVTQNNKVFAANETTKNQESMNIISMDSWLELLKQGAYEAIFHETESYLNTWRQIPGLDARLLIEFHQSFTQILYHFIQVKGLQAHDVLTEHISAEQMAAAVRSVTDLQNWVKVSLQQAVNYCRTLEEKETVTDKVKWYIKQHLGQDISREDIAKHVHLHPDYLSRFFKKETGKSLVDYIFEERIHIAKELLAKTDMSVSGIAISIGYSNFSYFAKMFKRATQMNPQEFREYITSSHQSTSRP
- a CDS encoding sugar phosphate isomerase/epimerase family protein, with protein sequence MSMNVAINVFSVNKQLNEDYFGTLEGLARIGYRYVELIATDMSKKRFSDTITAKELKKKLANLNLTPIASHEGLAPGLKLEDLNWEFIIPYNVEVGIQRIVLPSLRITSREEALRMAEKLNIIGTKCHNEGIQFYIHNHALEFKPEGESTLFHLLLDHTDPKYLKVELDLAWVLRGNCDPIHLLNQLGERCDLVHQRDINKHLNYPLNIFEELTEVDYKLAYHEVHMKYRKPDMFVDLGAGSFDFERVYGKIQELGYVKYTIVESDGDREDKYRSLENDLKLLKQYVGDEARY